A single window of Nicotiana sylvestris chromosome 3, ASM39365v2, whole genome shotgun sequence DNA harbors:
- the LOC104212775 gene encoding receptor-like protein kinase, whose protein sequence is MNTAFKYFIFFYCCCFSVSVYALSSDGTALLSLLSHWTTVPSAINSSWNASDSTPCSWVGVECDRKQFITSFNLSGYGISGQLGPEIGHLQHLLTIDLGVNTFSGSIPPQLGNCTLLDYLDLSYNAFTGQIPQNLGNLQSLTYISLFSNSLTGNIPDSLFTIPHLETIYFTSNKLSGPIPSSIGNMTQLLSIYLYDNELSGPIPSSIVNCTNLEELYLNDNRLVGSLPEHLDKLVHLVYLDVSNNRLEGSIPFGSGNCKYLDNLILSYNHFNGGLPQGLGHCSNLTVLAATSSGLSGPIPASLGQLTKLEKLYLNDNNFSGKIPPELGECQALLELLLPENQLEGEIPSELGSLSQLQNLSLYSNNLSGEIPLSIWKIQSLQNLLVYRNNLTGELPLEMTELEQLRNISLFENQFTGVIPQGLGINSSLTLLDFTNNNFSGPVPPNLCFGKQLNKLMLGYNHLEGGIPSQLGKCSTLTRVILKKNNLSGAIPDFVKNTNPIFLDLSENGFRGKIPPSLANLGNVTSIDLSMNKLSGFIPPELANLVNLQSLDLSYNSLDGLLPTQLSNCQRLLKLDVSHNLLSGSIPSTFGSFRELTILSLNENDLSGGIPTSLFELKKLSVLQLGGNALGGDISSAIATASRETLRSFNLSSNRLAGELPAELGKFTFLEELDIADNNLSGTLRVLDGMRSLIFVNVSHNLFSGPVPANLMKFLNSTPSSFSGNLGLCVHWNPEEGSNCPENSTLRPCNLQSNNGRHLSGPATALIAVGVLLFTISLFLVIAYMLQWRKNSGKEVAIFAQEGASSLLNKVLEATQNLNDKYVIGRGAHGIVYKAILGPGKAYAVKKLVSVGIKDGRTSMVREIQTIGKVRHRNLVKLEDFWLRKDYGLILYNYMENGSLHDILHETNPPVTLEWRVRYRIAIGTAQGLSYLHFDCDPAIVHRDIKPMNILLDSDLEPHISDFGIAKLLDQSAAISPSNTLQGTVGYMAPETAFAAGKSKESDVYSYGVVLLELITRKKALDPSLYGGTDIVSWARSVWAEAQEIEKIVDPSILDEFIDSNIMEQVIEVLSLALRCTEKEVSKRPTMREVVKQLTRSSSSIRSKY, encoded by the exons ATGAATACTGCTTTTAAATATTTCATCTTTTTCTACTGCTGCTGCTTCTCTGTGTCTGTTTATGCTCTTAGCTCTGATGGCACAGCTCTACTTTCCCTTCTTAGCCACTGGACTACTGTACCCTCAGCTATTAACTCTTCTTGGAATGCTTCTGATTCCACTCCTTGTTCTTGGGTTGGTGTTGAATGTGATCGCAAACAATTTATCACATCTTTCAACCTGTCTGGCTATGGAATCTCTGGCCAATTGGGACCTGAGATTGGTCACTTGCAGCACTTGCTTACCATTGATTTGGGCGTTAATACATTCTCCGGCTCCATTCCTCCCCAGCTCGGCAATTGCACTCTTCTTGATTACTTGGATCTGTCCTACAACGCCTTCACTGGACAAATCCCTCAGAATCTTGGAAATTTACAGAGTTTAACCTACATAAGCTTGTTCTCAAATTCATTGACTGGTAATATTCCCGATTCCTTGTTTACTATCCCACACTTGGAGACCATCTACTTTACCAGTAACAAGTTAAGTGGTCCCATTCCATCCAGCATTGGTAACATGACTCAACTTTTGTCTATCTATCTTTATGATAATGAGTTATCAGGTCCTATTCCTTCCTCTATAGTGAACTGTACTAACTTGGAAGAGTTGTATTTGAATGATAACCGGTTAGTTGGTAGCTTGCCTGAGCATTTAGATAAGCTAGTACACCTTGTTTATTTGGATGTAAGCAATAATAGACTAGAAGGTAGTATACCTTTCGGTTCGGGTAACTGCAAATATCTTGACAATCTGATCTTGTCATACAACCATTTTAATGGAGGACTTCCACAAGGTTTGGGGCATTGTAGTAACCTAACAGTTCTTGCTGCTACCTCTTCTGGTTTAAGTGGCCCTATTCCTGCTTCTCTGGGCCAGCTCACAAAGTTGGAGAAGCTTTACCTTAATGACAACAATTTCTCTGGAAAAATACCGCCTGAGCTGGGCGAGTGTCAAGCCTTGCTGGAATTACTTTTACCGGAAAACCAACTGGAAGGTGAAATTCCTAGTGAACTAGGGTCTCTCAGTCAGTTGCAGAATCTCTCTTTGTATTCCAACAATTTGAGTGGTGAAATTCCCCTCAGCATTTGGAAGATTCAAAGCCTTCAAAATCTTCTCGTCTACAGAAACAACCTGACCGGGGAGTTACCTCTTGAAATGACCGAGTTGGAACAGTTGAGGAACATATCCTTATTTGAAAACCAGTTTACTGGAGTTATACCTCAAGGTTTGGGGATTAACAGCAGTCTAACACTGCTGGATTTCACCAACAACAACTTTTCAGGTCCTGTTCCACCAAATCTTTGTTTTGGCAAGCAACTGAATAAGCTTATGTTAGGTTATAATCATCTTGAAGGTGGCATTCCTTCTCAATTAGGAAAGTGTTCTACTTTGACCAGAGTAATTCTCAAAAAGAATAATCTCTCAGGTGCCATTCCAGATTTTGTTAAGAACACAAATCCTATTTTCTTGGATCTCAGTGAGAATGGCTTCAGAGGTAAAATACCCCCAAGTTTGGCAAATCTTGGCAAtgttacatcaattgacttatcaATGAATAAGCTCTCAGGGTTTATACCGCCGGAGCTGGCAAACCTTGTTAACCTCCAGAGTTTGGATCTGTCTTATAATAGTTTAGACGGTTTACTGCCAACTCAACTTTCAAACTGCCAGAGACTGTTGAAGCTTGACGTAAGTCATAATTTGTTGAGTGGCTCGATCCCATCCACGTTCGGAAGCTTTAGAGAGCTAACCATTTTGAGTTTGAATGAGAATGATCTTTCAGGAGGTATTCCAACCTCCTTGTTTGAACTCAAGAAGCTCTCTGTGCTGCAGCTTGGTGGAAATGCACTCGGTGGGGACATTTCTTCAGCAATTGCGACTGCATCAAGAGAAACACTAAGGTCGTTTAATCTGAGTAGTAACAGGTTGGCAGGTGAACTTCCTGCAGAGCTAGGGAAATTTACTTTCCTGGAGGAGTTAGATATAGCGGACAATAATCTTTCTggaactttaagagttcttgatgGAATGCGTTCCTTGATCTTCGTCAATGTATCACACAACCTCTTTTCTGGTCCAGTGCCGGCAAATCTGATGAAGTTCTTAAACTCAACTCCTTCCTCTTTCTCGGGAAACTTGGGCCTTTGCGTGCACTGGAATCCAGAAGAAGGCTCAAATTGCCCTGAGAATAGCACTCTACGGCCTTGTAATCTTCAATCAAACAATGGAAGACACCTAAGTGGACCAGCAACGGCACTGATTGCAGTTGGGGTACTGTTGTTTACCATTTCCTTATTCCTAGTAATTGCTTACATGCTTCAGTGGCGCAAAAATTCTGGGAAAGAAGTTGCAATATTTGCTCAAGAAGGTGCTTCGTCCCTGCTTAACAAAGTATTGGAAGCTACACAGAACCTAAATGATAAGTATGTCATTGGGAGGGGAGCACATGGAATTGTATATAAGGCCATCTTGGGTCCAGGGAAAGCGTATGCTGTGAAAAAGCTGGTGTCTGTTGGTATAAAGGATGGAAGGACAAGTATGGTTAGAGAAATTCAGACAATTGGAAAGGTTAGGCACCGTAATCTTGTCAAATTAGAAGACTTCTGGCTGAGAAAGGATTATGGACTGATTCTTTACAATTACATGGAGAACGGGAGCCTTCATGATATTCTTCATGAGACTAATCCACCTGTAACATTAGAATGGAGAGTTCGGTACCGTATTGCTATTGGAACTGCTCAAGGGTTGTCATATCTCCACTTTGACTGTGATCCTGCCATCGTGCATCGAGATATCAAGCCCATGAATATCTTGTTGGACTCTGATCTGGAGCCTCACATATCAGATTTTGGCATTGCAAAACTTCTGGATCAGTCTGCTGCAATTTCCCCCTCCAATACCCTCCAGGGTACAGTTGGATACATGGCTCCAG AGACTGCATTTGCAGCTGGAAAGAGCAAGGAGTCAGATGTTTATAGTTATGGTGTTGTCCTGTTGGAACTTATAACTCGAAAGAAGGCCTTGGATCCTTCACTTTATGGGGGTACAGATATTGTGAGTTGGGCTAGGTCTGTTTGGGCAGAAGCTCAAGAAATTGAGAAGATTGTGGATCCAAGCATTTTGGATGAATTCATAGACTCAAATATCATGGAACAAGTAATTGAAGTGCTTTCACTGGCTCTTAGATGTACAGAGAAGGAAGTTAGCAAAAGACCGACAATGAGAGAGGTGGTCAAGCAATTAACAAGGTCCAGTTCGAGTATAAGAAGCAAGTACTAG
- the LOC104218413 gene encoding cell wall integrity protein scw1, whose translation MAGTGIHPYHQQWPPAPGPPPASAAAAPHHHPPSMPIDEVRTIFISGLPQDVKERELVNLMRWLPGYEASQVNFKGEVPMGFALFSNHQFAIGAKDALQGLCFDTEAKCILHTEMAKKNLFVKRGIVVDSNAHDQSKRLRTGGDYTHSGYSSPSPFHPPPPAPVWGPHGYLAQAPPPYDPYGGYPVPHMPMPAPAPVPAPSSYVPIQNTKDNPPCNTLFIGNLGENINEEELRGLFSAQPGFKQMKVLRQERHTVCFIEFEDVNSATNVHHSLQGAVIPSSGSVGMRIQYSKNPFGKRKDGHPAAAPNANGAPPPLTYQ comes from the exons ATGGCCGGTACTGGGATTCACCCATACCACCAACAATGGCCTCCAGCTCCAGGCCCTCCGCCTGCTTCTGCTGCAGCTGCGCCACATCACCACCCTCCCTCAATGCCTATCGACGAG GTACGGACAATATTCATCTCTGGGCTACCGCAGGACGTAAAGGAGAGAGAATTGGTCAACCTTATGAGGTGGTTACCAGGTTATGAAGCATCTCAGGTCAATTTCAAAGGCGAAGTTCCCATGGGGTTTGCCCTATTCTCTAACCATCAATTCGCTATCGGTGCCAAGGACGCCCTTCAG GGTTTGTGTTTTGACACGGAGGCCAAATGTATTCTGCACACGGAGATGGCAAAGAAGAATCTCTTTGTCAAAAGAG GGATTGTAGTTGATTCAAATGCACATGACCAGAGTAAACGTTTGCGTACTGGGGGTGATTACACACACTCTGGTTATTCAAGTCCCTCTCCTTTCCACCCCCCTCCCCCTGCACCTGTCTGGGGACCACATGG GTATCTCGCTCAAGCTCCTCCACCATACGATCCATATGGAGGCTACCCTGTTCCTCACATGCCAATGCCTGCACCTGCTCCTGTGCCGGCACCAAGCAGTTATGTGCCAATCCAG AATACTAAAGATAACCCTCCTTGCAATACCCTATTTATTGGCAATCTTGGAGAGAATATAAACGAGGAAGAGCTGAGAGGCCTTTTCAGCGC ACAACCTGGTTTTaaacagatgaaggttttgagACAGGAAAGACATACGGTGtgtttcattgaatttgaa GATGTGAATAGTGCCACCAATGTCCATCACAGTTTGCAGGGTGCTGTCATACCGAGCTCTGGTTCAGTTGGCATGCGAATTCA ATATTCAAAGAATCCATTTGGGAAAAGGAAGGATGGCCACCCAGCTGCTGCCCCTAATGCAAATGGAGCTCCTCCGCCTCTTACCTACCAGTAG